The Abyssicoccus albus genome includes a region encoding these proteins:
- the rpsQ gene encoding 30S ribosomal protein S17 translates to MTEERNNRKVYTGRVVSDKMDKTITVLVETQKKHGLYGKRVKYSKKYKAHDENNSAKMNDIVRIMETRPLSKDKRFRLVEIVEESVII, encoded by the coding sequence ATGACTGAAGAAAGAAACAATCGTAAAGTATATACTGGGCGTGTTGTATCAGACAAAATGGATAAAACAATCACGGTCTTAGTAGAAACTCAAAAGAAACACGGTTTATATGGTAAACGTGTGAAATACTCAAAGAAATATAAAGCACATGATGAAAACAACTCAGCTAAAATGAACGACATCGTTCGTATTATGGAAACTCGTCCATTATCTAAAGATAAGCGTTTCCGCTTAGTTGAAATTGTTGAAGAATCAGTAATTATTTAA
- the rpmC gene encoding 50S ribosomal protein L29: MKAKEIRELTTAEIENEVKSLKEELFNLRFQLATGQLENTARIREVRKSIARMKTIVRERELEQTANKN; encoded by the coding sequence ATGAAAGCTAAGGAAATTAGAGAGTTAACCACAGCAGAAATCGAAAATGAAGTCAAATCCTTAAAAGAAGAATTGTTCAACTTACGCTTTCAACTAGCTACAGGTCAGCTAGAAAACACGGCACGTATTCGCGAAGTGAGAAAATCAATCGCTCGTATGAAGACAATCGTAAGAGAACGTGAATTAGAGCAAACAGCTAACAAAAACTAA
- the rplP gene encoding 50S ribosomal protein L16, which produces MLLPKRVKYRRQHRPDTKGRAKGGTEVTFGDYGLQATTTSWITSRQIESARIAMTRYMKRGGKVWIKIFPHTPYTKKPLEVRMGSGKGAVEGWIAVVKPGRIMFEVAGVEEEVAREALRLAAHKLPVKTKIVKREELGGDPNES; this is translated from the coding sequence ATGTTATTACCTAAAAGAGTAAAATACCGTCGTCAACATAGACCAGATACAAAAGGTCGTGCGAAAGGCGGAACTGAAGTAACATTTGGTGATTACGGTTTACAAGCAACGACAACATCTTGGATTACTTCACGTCAAATCGAGTCAGCGCGTATTGCAATGACACGTTATATGAAACGTGGCGGTAAAGTATGGATTAAGATTTTCCCTCATACACCATATACAAAGAAACCATTAGAAGTACGTATGGGATCAGGTAAAGGTGCAGTTGAAGGATGGATTGCAGTTGTAAAACCAGGTCGTATCATGTTCGAAGTCGCAGGTGTAGAAGAAGAAGTAGCACGTGAAGCATTACGTCTTGCAGCACACAAGCTACCTGTAAAAACAAAGATCGTTAAACGTGAAGAATTGGGTGGTGATCCGAATGAAAGCTAA
- the rpsC gene encoding 30S ribosomal protein S3, whose amino-acid sequence MGQKINPTGLRVGIIQDWEAKWYADDKNFATLLHEDLKIRKYIEENLKDAAVSKVEIERAANRLNISIHTGKPGMVIGKGGSEIDKLRNNLAKLTDKKVHINVVEIKKVDLDAKLVAENIARQLENRVSFRRAQKQAISRAMKLGAKGIKTQVSGRLGGADIARAEQYSEGTVPLHTLRADIDYAHAEADTTYGKLGVKVWVYRGEVLPTKNNSKGGK is encoded by the coding sequence GTGGGTCAAAAGATTAATCCAACTGGTCTTCGTGTCGGTATTATCCAAGACTGGGAAGCAAAATGGTATGCAGATGACAAGAATTTCGCAACATTACTTCATGAAGACTTAAAGATTCGTAAATATATCGAAGAAAACTTAAAAGATGCTGCCGTATCAAAAGTTGAAATCGAACGTGCCGCAAATAGACTAAATATTTCAATCCATACAGGTAAACCAGGAATGGTGATCGGTAAAGGTGGATCTGAAATTGATAAATTACGTAACAACTTAGCGAAATTAACAGACAAGAAAGTTCACATTAATGTCGTAGAAATCAAGAAAGTAGATCTTGATGCGAAATTAGTAGCAGAAAACATTGCACGTCAATTAGAAAACCGTGTATCATTCCGTCGTGCTCAGAAGCAAGCTATCTCTCGTGCGATGAAACTTGGTGCAAAAGGGATCAAAACTCAAGTGTCAGGGCGTTTAGGCGGAGCTGATATTGCGCGTGCAGAACAATATTCAGAAGGAACTGTTCCACTTCATACTCTACGTGCGGATATCGATTATGCACACGCAGAAGCAGACACAACATACGGTAAATTAGGTGTCAAAGTATGGGTTTATCGTGGAGAGGTTCTTCCTACTAAGAATAATAGTAAAGGAGGAAAATAA
- the rplV gene encoding 50S ribosomal protein L22, whose product MESKAMARTIRIAPRKVRLVLDLIRGKDVQEAIAILKLTNKEASPVVEKVLMSAIANAEHNYDMDIDNLMIKEAFANEGPTLKRFRPRAQGRASKINKRTSHIHVTVVEKAVQEETTNNEQTEETKEEQNA is encoded by the coding sequence ATGGAATCAAAAGCTATGGCGAGAACGATCCGCATTGCACCACGTAAAGTACGTCTTGTATTAGATTTAATCCGTGGTAAAGATGTTCAAGAAGCGATCGCAATCTTGAAATTAACAAACAAAGAAGCATCTCCAGTTGTAGAAAAAGTGCTAATGTCAGCAATCGCTAACGCTGAGCATAACTACGATATGGATATTGATAACTTAATGATTAAAGAAGCATTTGCTAATGAAGGACCAACACTTAAACGTTTCCGTCCACGTGCACAAGGTCGTGCTTCAAAAATCAACAAAAGAACAAGTCATATTCACGTAACAGTTGTCGAAAAAGCTGTTCAAGAAGAAACGACAAACAACGAACAAACTGAAGAAACAAAAGAAGAACAAAACGCATAA
- the rpsS gene encoding 30S ribosomal protein S19, whose amino-acid sequence MARSLKKGPFVDDHLMKKVEAQEGNNKKSVIKTWSRRSTIFPNFIGHTIAVYDGRKHVPVYITEDMVGHKLGEFAPTRTFKGHGGDDKKTR is encoded by the coding sequence ATGGCTCGTAGTCTTAAAAAAGGACCTTTCGTCGATGACCACTTGATGAAAAAGGTTGAAGCTCAAGAAGGTAACAACAAAAAATCAGTAATCAAAACATGGTCACGTCGTTCAACAATCTTCCCGAATTTTATCGGACATACGATTGCAGTATACGACGGACGCAAACACGTACCTGTATACATTACAGAAGATATGGTCGGACACAAATTAGGTGAATTTGCACCTACACGTACATTTAAAGGTCACGGCGGTGACGACAAGAAAACTCGTTAA
- the rplB gene encoding 50S ribosomal protein L2 → MALKHYKPITNGRRNMTSSDFAEITTNKPEKSLLQPLPKRAGRNHQGRITVRHRGGGHKRQYRVIDFKRNKDNIVGKVATIEYDPNRSANIALIHYVDGEKRYILAPKGLKVGMEVMSGAEADIKVGNAKVLSEIPVGTVIHNIELKPGKGGQLVRSAGANAQVLGKEGKYVLVRLKSGEVRMILATCRATIGAVGNEQHELINIGKAGRSRWLGKRPTVRGSVMNPNDHPHGGGEGRAPIGRPSPMSPWGKPTLGKKTRKGKNKSDKLIVRRRKK, encoded by the coding sequence ATGGCATTAAAACATTATAAGCCAATTACAAATGGTCGTCGTAACATGACAAGTTCTGATTTCGCTGAGATTACAACGAATAAACCAGAAAAGTCATTGTTACAACCGCTACCGAAAAGAGCGGGACGTAATCATCAAGGTCGTATTACTGTACGTCATAGAGGTGGCGGACATAAGCGTCAATACCGCGTAATCGACTTCAAACGTAATAAAGATAACATTGTAGGTAAAGTGGCGACGATCGAATACGATCCGAACCGTTCAGCAAATATCGCATTAATTCACTATGTAGATGGTGAAAAACGTTACATTCTAGCACCTAAAGGGTTAAAAGTAGGGATGGAAGTAATGAGTGGTGCAGAGGCAGATATCAAAGTAGGTAACGCAAAAGTGTTATCTGAGATTCCTGTCGGTACTGTAATCCATAACATCGAACTAAAACCTGGTAAAGGTGGACAACTTGTACGTTCTGCTGGAGCGAATGCTCAAGTATTAGGTAAAGAAGGTAAATACGTACTTGTTCGTTTGAAATCAGGCGAAGTACGTATGATTCTTGCAACATGCCGCGCGACAATCGGTGCTGTTGGTAATGAACAACACGAATTGATTAACATCGGTAAAGCGGGTCGTTCTAGATGGCTAGGCAAGCGTCCTACAGTTCGTGGTTCTGTAATGAACCCTAACGATCACCCACACGGTGGTGGTGAAGGTCGTGCACCAATCGGTCGCCCATCACCAATGTCACCATGGGGTAAACCTACGCTTGGTAAGAAAACGCGTAAAGGTAAAAACAAATCAGATAAACTTATCGTTAGAAGACGTAAGAAGTAA
- the rplW gene encoding 50S ribosomal protein L23, which translates to MEARDIIKRPVITEQTAIQMEMNKYTFDVDVRANKVQVRKAIEEIFDVEVQSVNIMNVKPKFKRMGRHTGYTNRRRKAIVTLKEGNSIELF; encoded by the coding sequence ATGGAAGCACGCGATATTATTAAGCGCCCAGTCATCACAGAACAAACTGCGATCCAAATGGAAATGAACAAATATACATTTGATGTAGACGTAAGAGCGAACAAAGTTCAAGTACGTAAAGCAATCGAAGAAATCTTCGATGTTGAAGTACAAAGCGTTAACATTATGAATGTTAAACCTAAGTTCAAACGTATGGGTCGTCACACAGGATATACAAATCGTCGCCGTAAAGCGATCGTAACATTAAAAGAAGGCAATTCAATCGAATTATTCTAA
- the rplD gene encoding 50S ribosomal protein L4 yields the protein MANYDVLTVEGTKAGSIELNDSVFGIEPNQHVLFEAINLQRASLRRGTHAVKNRSAVSGGGKKPWRQKGTGNARQGTIRAPQWRGGGIVFGPTPRSYSYKMPKKMRRLALRSALSSKVQEDSLLVLDAIQMDAPKTKEFTKLMDNLNLSKKVLFVIDGEDTNVELSARNIPGVTVIKPEGLNVLDILGHGKVVFTQKAVEKTEEVLG from the coding sequence ATGGCTAACTATGATGTTTTAACAGTAGAAGGTACTAAAGCAGGTTCAATCGAACTTAACGATTCAGTGTTCGGTATCGAGCCGAACCAACACGTATTATTTGAAGCAATCAATTTACAACGTGCTTCATTACGCCGTGGTACACACGCAGTGAAAAACCGCTCAGCTGTATCAGGTGGAGGTAAGAAACCTTGGAGACAAAAAGGGACAGGTAACGCACGTCAAGGTACAATCCGTGCACCACAATGGCGTGGTGGTGGTATCGTATTCGGACCAACACCAAGAAGCTACTCTTACAAAATGCCGAAGAAAATGCGTCGATTAGCATTGCGTTCAGCATTATCATCTAAAGTTCAAGAAGATAGCTTATTAGTTTTAGATGCAATCCAAATGGATGCGCCAAAAACAAAAGAATTCACGAAGTTAATGGATAACTTAAATTTATCGAAGAAGGTATTATTTGTAATCGACGGAGAAGATACGAACGTTGAATTATCAGCACGTAACATTCCTGGTGTTACAGTAATTAAACCAGAAGGACTTAATGTATTAGATATTTTAGGTCACGGTAAAGTGGTATTCACTCAAAAAGCAGTTGAAAAAACAGAGGAGGTGCTTGGATAA
- the rplC gene encoding 50S ribosomal protein L3 — MTKGILGRKVGMTQVFGENGELIPVTVIEATNNVVLQKKTEEIDGYNAIQVGFSDKEGYKKDRKSNKYANKPTEGHVKKAGANPKRFVREFKVENAEEFELGQEVAVDTFAAGDFVDVTGISKGKGFQGAIKRHNQSRGPMSHGSHYHRSPGSMGPVDPMHVLKGKKLPGRMGGKAVTLQNLEIVKVDAERNAILIKGNVPGPKKGFVKITNAIKKDAK; from the coding sequence ATGACCAAAGGAATCTTAGGTAGAAAAGTTGGGATGACTCAAGTGTTCGGTGAGAACGGTGAGTTAATTCCGGTAACAGTAATTGAAGCAACGAACAACGTAGTATTACAAAAGAAAACTGAAGAAATTGACGGATACAACGCAATTCAAGTTGGTTTTTCTGATAAAGAAGGATACAAAAAAGACCGTAAGTCTAATAAGTATGCAAACAAACCAACTGAAGGCCATGTGAAAAAAGCAGGTGCAAATCCTAAGCGCTTCGTACGCGAATTCAAAGTTGAGAATGCTGAAGAATTCGAATTAGGTCAAGAAGTTGCTGTAGATACATTCGCAGCTGGAGACTTCGTTGATGTAACAGGTATTTCTAAAGGTAAAGGTTTCCAAGGTGCGATCAAGCGTCATAACCAAAGCCGTGGACCAATGAGTCACGGTTCACATTACCATAGATCACCTGGTTCAATGGGGCCAGTTGACCCAATGCACGTACTTAAAGGTAAGAAGTTACCAGGACGTATGGGTGGTAAAGCAGTAACACTTCAAAACTTAGAAATCGTAAAAGTAGACGCTGAAAGAAATGCGATTCTTATTAAAGGTAATGTACCAGGTCCTAAAAAAGGATTTGTTAAAATTACAAATGCTATTAAGAAAGACGCGAAATAA
- the rpsJ gene encoding 30S ribosomal protein S10: MANQKIRIRLKAYDHKVIDQSAEKIVETAKRSGAEVSGPIPLPTEKQVYTIIRAVHKYKDSREQFEQRTHKRLIDIVNPTPKTVDALMGLNLPSGVDIEIKL; this comes from the coding sequence ATGGCAAATCAAAAAATTAGAATTCGTTTAAAAGCGTATGATCACAAAGTGATCGATCAATCAGCAGAAAAGATTGTAGAAACAGCTAAACGTTCTGGTGCGGAAGTTTCAGGTCCGATACCATTGCCGACAGAAAAGCAAGTGTATACAATCATTCGTGCCGTTCACAAGTACAAAGATTCTCGTGAACAATTCGAACAACGTACGCATAAGCGTCTAATTGACATTGTTAACCCTACGCCGAAAACAGTTGATGCTCTTATGGGCTTAAACTTACCATCAGGTGTAGACATCGAAATCAAATTATAA
- a CDS encoding NCS2 family permease gives MEELGTNYKNEIIGGLTTFLSMAYILAVNPSILSLAGIDNLPEGTGMDAGAVFVATAIAAFIGCMVMGLLANYPIALAPGVGINAFFAYSVVLTMGIPWQTALTGVLMSGIIFALLTLSGLRELIINAIPLELKLAVSAGIGLFITFVGLQNSNLIVNNDNTLVGLGDFYDPLVLLTVAGIVITVILMALKINGGIFIGMVATALIGLATGLIDLPSSVVGAVPSLEPTFGKAFEAFQTPSEIFNMQFLIVILTFLFIDFFDTAGTLVAVASAGGLMKGNVLPRAGKALFSDSAATITGAILGTSTTTSYIESSAGVAAGARTGLASIVTGICFLLALFFSPLLQVVTPQVTAPALIIVGSLMVANLKHIDWQQFEIAVPAFLTMLMMPLTYSIATGIAIGFIFYPITMLMSGRRKEIHPIMYGMFIIFILYFIFVKPHG, from the coding sequence ATGGAGGAACTCGGGACAAATTATAAAAATGAAATCATCGGTGGATTGACAACGTTTTTATCTATGGCATATATTTTAGCCGTCAATCCAAGCATTCTATCACTAGCTGGGATAGATAATTTACCAGAAGGCACTGGAATGGATGCGGGTGCGGTGTTCGTTGCGACGGCCATTGCGGCATTCATTGGGTGCATGGTGATGGGGCTTCTTGCAAATTACCCGATTGCTTTGGCACCGGGTGTTGGAATTAATGCGTTCTTTGCTTACAGTGTTGTATTAACGATGGGGATTCCTTGGCAGACAGCATTAACAGGTGTGTTAATGAGTGGGATTATTTTTGCGCTATTGACGTTGTCTGGATTAAGAGAATTAATTATCAATGCGATTCCATTGGAATTAAAACTTGCCGTCAGTGCAGGGATTGGATTGTTCATTACATTCGTTGGTTTACAAAATTCTAATTTAATCGTGAATAATGACAACACACTTGTTGGATTAGGAGATTTTTATGATCCGTTAGTGCTATTAACGGTCGCAGGAATCGTGATTACGGTCATCTTGATGGCACTCAAAATTAATGGTGGAATATTTATCGGTATGGTCGCAACGGCTTTAATCGGTTTAGCAACAGGACTCATCGACTTACCATCATCTGTGGTCGGCGCTGTTCCTAGTCTTGAGCCGACATTTGGTAAAGCGTTCGAAGCATTCCAAACGCCGAGCGAAATATTTAATATGCAATTTTTGATTGTTATTTTAACGTTTTTATTTATAGACTTTTTTGACACGGCTGGAACACTCGTAGCAGTTGCGAGTGCCGGTGGATTGATGAAAGGGAATGTATTACCACGTGCTGGTAAAGCATTGTTCTCAGACTCAGCGGCTACGATTACAGGAGCGATTCTTGGTACAAGTACGACTACATCATACATTGAATCATCGGCCGGAGTCGCTGCTGGTGCTAGAACAGGACTTGCGAGTATCGTCACAGGGATATGCTTCTTGCTTGCGTTGTTCTTTAGTCCGTTACTACAAGTAGTCACACCACAAGTGACCGCACCAGCATTGATCATCGTTGGATCTCTAATGGTTGCTAACTTGAAACATATTGACTGGCAACAATTCGAAATTGCTGTACCAGCATTCTTGACGATGTTAATGATGCCGTTAACGTACTCTATCGCAACAGGGATTGCGATTGGATTTATCTTCTATCCAATTACGATGTTAATGTCTGGACGTCGTAAAGAAATTCATCCTATTATGTATGGAATGTTTATCATCTTTATTTTATACTTCATTTTTGTAAAACCACACGGTTAA
- a CDS encoding SE1832 family protein codes for MDKEQQLIELKDEYVRIQGDLEKVESTGNDTTKLQAQLVRIEEEIKALRKK; via the coding sequence ATGGATAAAGAACAACAATTGATCGAATTGAAAGACGAGTATGTGAGAATTCAAGGTGATTTAGAAAAGGTAGAATCGACTGGAAATGATACAACGAAGCTACAAGCTCAACTCGTTCGGATCGAAGAAGAGATTAAAGCGTTACGAAAGAAATAA
- a CDS encoding MFS transporter: MTKLRILTFIINIFIVGMVELIIAGLLTLMSEDLHVSESVIGQLITIYAFSFAIAGPILVKLTTRFNVKRTLIVSLLIFMFGNLLIVLAPNYTVIVIGRMISSAIAALIVVKILSTTVVLSNPTERAKMLGIVYIGFSGANVFGVPIGTMLGDWFGWRMTFLFIVLLTVVALVLLVWQMPSNVKLEHSEGTQRVLSYVEIAKFILITTLILAANYVVFTYIGPLMIRSGYELWHVSIVLFIAGFGSLFGTSIGGAITDHIGSKNQLVIMLTIFILMMFVINSAMPMFYLLLIVMFVWSFTQWSTSPSIQNGIVELVEGDTSDALSWNMSGLNVGIGLGALIGGVVVEYGTITMTPWIGGTILMIALAVSLSLKTVSNHS; this comes from the coding sequence ATGACTAAACTGCGAATATTGACCTTTATTATTAATATCTTCATCGTTGGCATGGTCGAGTTGATTATAGCCGGTTTGCTGACGTTAATGTCAGAAGACCTTCATGTCAGTGAATCCGTCATCGGCCAATTGATTACGATATACGCTTTTAGTTTTGCCATCGCGGGACCGATATTAGTGAAGTTAACGACCCGCTTTAATGTGAAGCGTACATTGATTGTATCATTATTAATTTTTATGTTTGGAAATCTTCTCATCGTTTTGGCTCCGAATTATACGGTGATTGTTATCGGGCGGATGATTTCATCTGCGATCGCTGCATTAATCGTTGTTAAAATATTGAGTACAACGGTTGTGTTGAGTAATCCGACAGAACGTGCCAAAATGTTAGGGATCGTCTATATTGGATTTAGCGGTGCGAATGTCTTTGGAGTACCGATAGGTACAATGCTCGGGGACTGGTTTGGATGGCGAATGACATTCTTGTTTATCGTCTTATTAACCGTTGTTGCACTTGTCTTACTAGTATGGCAAATGCCTTCAAATGTTAAATTGGAGCATAGTGAAGGAACGCAACGTGTCCTATCTTATGTTGAGATCGCGAAGTTTATTTTGATCACAACGTTAATCCTTGCTGCAAATTATGTCGTCTTCACATACATCGGACCATTGATGATTCGTTCAGGGTACGAATTGTGGCACGTTTCAATCGTCTTGTTTATCGCTGGATTTGGAAGTCTTTTTGGAACGAGCATTGGCGGTGCAATCACTGATCACATCGGTTCTAAAAATCAGCTTGTGATTATGTTAACGATTTTTATACTGATGATGTTCGTCATAAATAGCGCGATGCCAATGTTCTATCTATTATTAATTGTCATGTTCGTTTGGAGCTTTACACAATGGAGCACGAGTCCATCGATTCAAAATGGTATTGTTGAACTTGTTGAAGGAGATACGAGCGATGCACTTAGTTGGAATATGTCAGGACTGAACGTCGGCATTGGTCTAGGCGCGTTGATCGGAGGCGTTGTCGTTGAATACGGAACAATTACAATGACACCGTGGATCGGAGGAACGATCTTGATGATTGCGTTAGCCGTCTCTTTATCATTAAAAACGGTTTCGAATCATTCATAA
- a CDS encoding MFS transporter: MKQKLSILMGIQFFIYFGFSMVIPVIPEIVKFLELPTMHMGWLLAVYSVASFISAPFWGYLADRFGRRPILLIGLIAFGVSFFTFGYFLDHLWILYISRIVTGIASGALYTSTMSMVADLSSKEERTKYMGLMGMMTGMGFIFGPGVGGLLSTISYSFSYYMTAIIILLVFVYSFFKLKETYQGEESYKKKITIPINYLKEPVGLLLITTFIVTFTLSGMESTFQLLAIELINIKAWQMGILFFIGGICSALLQGVYLRRVKIEQETKVMVVGQLLTAIGFFMLPFTMNLVYAGVCIVLLMCGNALVRTLLTSQVTKQAAHNEMGKMTSAAYSMDSLARVFGPLMFNYLFTILIGLPFYFGVVMTFIGMAFILIYPKKVVTARD, encoded by the coding sequence ATGAAACAAAAACTTTCTATATTAATGGGTATTCAATTTTTCATATATTTCGGATTTAGTATGGTCATTCCCGTCATCCCAGAAATCGTCAAGTTCCTAGAACTTCCAACGATGCATATGGGGTGGCTGCTGGCGGTTTATTCTGTTGCTTCATTTATCAGTGCCCCGTTTTGGGGATATTTAGCAGATCGATTTGGTAGAAGGCCGATATTACTCATCGGCTTAATTGCATTCGGTGTCAGCTTTTTTACGTTTGGCTATTTCTTAGATCACTTATGGATATTATACATCTCTCGAATCGTAACAGGGATTGCATCAGGTGCATTGTATACGTCTACGATGAGCATGGTTGCCGACCTCTCTTCGAAAGAGGAAAGGACAAAATACATGGGTCTAATGGGTATGATGACTGGAATGGGCTTTATCTTCGGCCCAGGTGTTGGTGGTTTACTATCTACAATTAGTTATTCATTTAGTTACTATATGACTGCAATCATCATACTACTCGTGTTCGTATATAGTTTCTTCAAATTAAAAGAAACATATCAAGGCGAAGAAAGCTACAAAAAGAAAATTACAATTCCGATAAATTATTTAAAAGAGCCCGTCGGATTATTACTCATTACAACATTCATTGTTACGTTTACGTTAAGTGGGATGGAAAGTACGTTCCAGCTCTTAGCGATAGAGCTAATAAATATAAAAGCTTGGCAAATGGGAATATTGTTCTTTATCGGTGGAATTTGTAGCGCTCTACTCCAAGGTGTATATTTAAGACGCGTCAAAATCGAACAAGAAACTAAAGTGATGGTCGTCGGACAATTATTAACTGCCATTGGTTTCTTCATGTTGCCATTTACAATGAACCTTGTCTACGCAGGTGTTTGTATCGTCCTTTTAATGTGTGGGAACGCACTCGTTAGAACATTGCTTACTTCACAAGTGACGAAACAAGCAGCACATAATGAGATGGGTAAAATGACAAGCGCTGCATACTCAATGGACTCCCTTGCTCGCGTATTCGGACCATTGATGTTCAATTACTTATTTACAATCTTAATCGGACTACCATTCTATTTCGGTGTCGTCATGACATTTATCGGTATGGCATTCATCTTAATATACCCAAAAAAGGTGGTGACCGCACGTGATTAA